The following is a genomic window from Janibacter sp. DB-40.
CGCCCAGAGCATGGGCGTGGCCGTCGTGGGGATCTACCCGACCTCGATCGGCGAGGAGCTGCGGCACATCCTGACCACCTCGCGGGCACGGGTGGTCGTCGCCGAGGACCAGGAGCAGGTCGACAAGCTGCTGCGCCTGCTCGAGGAGGAGACGCCGGCCGGTGCCGCGGAGCTGGGCATCGAGAAGATCGTCTACTACGACCCGCACGGCCTCGAGCAGTACACCGACGAGATCCTCATGGAGTTCACCGGGCTCGAGGAGCTCGGTCGCGAGCGGGCCGCGCAGCAGCCCGAGTGGTTCACCGAGCAGGTCACCGCCGGCTCCGCGGAGGACATCGCGGTCATCTGCACCACGTCCGGGACGACCTCGCGCCCCAAGCTGGCCGAGCTGTCCCACCGCAACCTGCTCGCCATGGCCGAGCACCTCACGAGCATCGACCCGATCGACTCGAAGGACCGCTACGTCTCCTTTCTCCCCTTCGCCTGGATCGGCGAGCAGATGCTGGCCGTCGCCTGCGGCCTCTCCCGGGGCCTGACGATCTCCTTCCCCGAGGACTCCTCGACCCAGCGCAGCGACCTGCGCGAGATCGGCCCGGACGTGATGTTCTCGCCGCCGCGGATCTGGGAGTCGATGCTCTCCGAGGTCCAGGTCCGCATCGACGAGGCCGGGTGGCTCAAGCGGCGCGTCTTCGGCTGGGGTTACGGCATCGGGGACAAGGTCGCGGAGATGCGGGTCAGCGGCAGGAAGCCCGGCGCCCTGCTCAGGGCCACCCACGTGGTGGCCGACGCCGTGTCCACCCGTCCGGTGCGCGACCAGCTCGGGCTGACTCGGATCGCCCGCTGCTACACCGGCGGCGCGCCCCTGGGCCCGGACGTCTTCCGCTTCTTCCACGCCATCGGCGTCAACCTCAAGCAGATCTACGGGCAGACCGAGATCTGTGGCATCGCCGTCGTGCACCGGGACGACGACGTGCCCTTCAACACCGTGGGCACCCCCATCCCCGGGACCGACATGCGCATCAGCGACGACGGCGAGGTCCTGCTCCGCTCGGACTCGGTCTTCCGCGGCTACCACCGCCAGCCGGAGGAGACCGCGAAGATCGTCGACGCCGAGGGGTGGCTGCACACCGGGGACGCGGGCTACCTCGACGACAACGACCACCTCGTGATCATCGACCGGGCCAAGGACGTGCTCACCGCGTCCGACGGAACCCGCTACTCCAGCGCCTTCATCGAGAACAAGCTGAAGTTCTCCCCCTACGTCGAGGAGGCGGTCGTCTTCCCGCCCGGGGACGGCGGCGACGGCATGACGGCGATGGTCATCATCGACCCCGCCACGGTCGGGTCCTGGGCGGAGAACGAGCGGCTCAGCTACACGACCTACACCGACCTCGCCGGCAAGCCGGAGGTCCAGGAGCTCATCGCCGAGGAGGCGA
Proteins encoded in this region:
- a CDS encoding AMP-binding protein produces the protein MSDLAEDTFPRLLVGLAATRGDAVAMQEKQYGIWQPLTWSEYERRVHDTAHGLASLGVSRGEIIAVLGDNRPEWLIAELAAQSMGVAVVGIYPTSIGEELRHILTTSRARVVVAEDQEQVDKLLRLLEEETPAGAAELGIEKIVYYDPHGLEQYTDEILMEFTGLEELGRERAAQQPEWFTEQVTAGSAEDIAVICTTSGTTSRPKLAELSHRNLLAMAEHLTSIDPIDSKDRYVSFLPFAWIGEQMLAVACGLSRGLTISFPEDSSTQRSDLREIGPDVMFSPPRIWESMLSEVQVRIDEAGWLKRRVFGWGYGIGDKVAEMRVSGRKPGALLRATHVVADAVSTRPVRDQLGLTRIARCYTGGAPLGPDVFRFFHAIGVNLKQIYGQTEICGIAVVHRDDDVPFNTVGTPIPGTDMRISDDGEVLLRSDSVFRGYHRQPEETAKIVDAEGWLHTGDAGYLDDNDHLVIIDRAKDVLTASDGTRYSSAFIENKLKFSPYVEEAVVFPPGDGGDGMTAMVIIDPATVGSWAENERLSYTTYTDLAGKPEVQELIAEEASRANEDLQEGIRVRRFVLLHKQLDPDDDEITRTRKVRRNVIADRYGDIIAALSRGDDTVEVRSRITYQDGSSTERVLELDIFDLTTYSVPEGRGRRPVWSGRR